Within Magnetococcales bacterium, the genomic segment CGAAATCACAGGATGGCGCCGAGGGCCAGACTTCGGGTGGCAATCCCCCGTATGTGGGACAGAATTTGAACATTGTTGGGTAGGGTATCCCGGTAAAGGAAAATTTTACCCTCCTTGCCAACGAGGCATTTGAAGATTGGGAAGGGGGTCCAGCGAGGGAGGGCCATGCCCTCCCTCCTGGTGGGGACGGGCGCCCTGTTTTCCAGGGTGGGGAGGAGGGGGGATGATTGCAGAATTTGCTATCCGGGCGGCGTTGGTTTTCGTTCTGTTGCTTGTGGAAGGGTGCGCCATGTTTCCCCTCGCTGAGCCCATTTCCGAGCTGCCGATTCTCTCGGTTGACGACGGAAAGAGCGTGACCAGACAGGATCTGGTGGATCAGATGCGGAGTGCCCGGGTCATCTATCTTGGCGAAAAACACGACAATCCGGAACATCATCGCCTCCAGATGCACATCATTCAGGATTTGGTCAAGGCGGGCAGACGCCCGGCCCTTGGTTTTGAGTTTTTTACTCGCGCACAGACCAGTTGGTTGCAGGATTTTTCCGTTGGGGTTCCATCTCCCATGGGTCGTTCCGGCGCCGAGAACTCCCTGGATCGGGATGGCGAGGTGTTGCGGGAGAGACTGGGGTGGAAAGATCGTTCGGAGTGGGCGTTCTACTACCCCATGTTGGTATGGGCCCGACAGCAAAAATTGTCCATCTTTGGGGCTGATCTTCCTCGGGGTTTGCGCTTTCGTCTCACCCGGGTTGGTCTGGAAGGTTTGTCCCCTGTGGAGAGGCATTTGATCCCTTCCACAGGTTTTGTACATGAAGATTATCGGCAACTCATGCTGAAACAACTCTCGGACGCCCATTGCGGGGTTGCTCCGCCTGCGC encodes:
- a CDS encoding ChaN family lipoprotein — its product is MIAEFAIRAALVFVLLLVEGCAMFPLAEPISELPILSVDDGKSVTRQDLVDQMRSARVIYLGEKHDNPEHHRLQMHIIQDLVKAGRRPALGFEFFTRAQTSWLQDFSVGVPSPMGRSGAENSLDRDGEVLRERLGWKDRSEWAFYYPMLVWARQQKLSIFGADLPRGLRFRLTRVGLEGLSPVERHLIPSTGFVHEDYRQLMLKQLSDAHCGVAPPALLDRLYATWVARNDTMATSITLLLKELPVTEPVVMILGAGHVAHGMGVMDRVAHLNPGLRQFNLGFKEVSVSPSEADLARYRQPVVVGKTRFLPEHAYLWLTPPAPAADTPDEDPCAAFRRMHSPRSGADSSS